A stretch of the Uranotaenia lowii strain MFRU-FL chromosome 3, ASM2978415v1, whole genome shotgun sequence genome encodes the following:
- the LOC129753385 gene encoding histone H3: MARTKQTARKSTGGKAPRKQLATKAARKSAPATGGVKKPHRYRPGTVALREIRRYQKSTELLIRKLPFQRLVREIAQDFKTDLRFQSSAVMALQEASEAYLVGLFEDTNLCAIHAKRVTIMPKDIQLARRIRGERA, translated from the coding sequence ATGGCTCGTACCAAGCAAACCGCTCGTAAGTCCACCGGAGGAAAGGCTCCTCGCAAACAGCTGGCCACTAAGGCTGCTCGTAAGAGTGCTCCAGCCACCGGAGGAGTCAAGAAGCCTCATCGTTATCGGCCAGGAACCGTTGCTCTGCGTGAGATCCGTCGTTACCAGAAATCCACCGAGCTGCTAATCCGCAAGTTGCCCTTCCAGCGTCTGGTTCGTGAAATCGCTCAGGATTTCAAGACCGATCTGCGTTTCCAGAGCTCGGCCGTCATGGCTCTGCAGGAAGCTAGCGAGGCCTATCTGGTTGGACTGTTCGAGGACACCAATCTGTGTGCCATCCATGCCAAGCGTGTCACCATCATGCCAAAGGACATCCAGCTGGCTCGTCGTATCCGTGGAGAACgtgcttaa
- the LOC129756180 gene encoding histone H1B-like: MTETEVAAAAPAASPAKATKKPKAPKGDKKPKKPSTHPPVNDMVVAAIKTLKERKGSSLQAIKKYIAANYKCDVAKLSPFIKKALKSGVEKGKFTQPKGTGASGSFKIKAEDKKPAGEKKKKVAAKKPKKAAGEKKTVAKKPKAAGAKKPKAAAAKKPKAAAEKKAKAATAKTAKKAGTVKKAAAPKKAAPKPKAAAKKPKTPKKPVAKKAAAKK; the protein is encoded by the coding sequence ATGACTGAAACCGAAGTTGCTGCCGCGGCCCCAGCTGCCTCTCCTGCCAAGGCCACCAAGAAGCCAAAGGCCCCCAAGGGAGATAAGAAGCCCAAGAAGCCATCCACCCACCCGCCAGTCAACGACATGGTTGTTGCCGCCATCAAGACCCTGAAGGAACGCAAGGGTTCGTCGCTGCAGGCCATCAAGAAGTACATCGCTGCCAACTACAAGTGTGATGTGGCCAAGTTGTCGCCCTTCATCAAAAAGGCCCTGAAGAGCGGTGTCGAGAAGGGTAAGTTCACCCAACCCAAGGGCACCGGTGCTTCCGGATCGTTCAAGATCAAGGCTGAGGATAAGAAGCCAGCTGgcgagaagaagaagaaggtcgCCGCCAAGAAGCCAAAGAAGGCCGCTGGCGAGAAGAAGACCGTGGCCAAGAAGCCAAAGGCCGCTGGCGCCAAGAAaccgaaagccgctgccgcTAAGAAGCCAAAGGCCGCCGCTGAGAAGAAGGCCAAGGCTGCCACGGCCAAGACAGCCAAGAAAGCCGGCACCGTGAAGAAGGCTGCTGCCCCCAAGAAGGCTGCTCCCAAGCCAAAGGCCGCTGCCAAGAAGCCAAAGACCCCCAAGAAGCCTGTTGCCAAGAAGGCTGCCGCCAAGAAGTAA